The Camelina sativa cultivar DH55 chromosome 14, Cs, whole genome shotgun sequence genome includes a window with the following:
- the LOC104743327 gene encoding leucine-rich repeat extensin-like protein 3 — MMKAKQLLVVVFLLSLFLLIIHTTESQSIPDHEENAYLNAEALTVKEQKQSNRGRRRGSGQNRGRRNCDPLYQYLFGTCGHWPFPTTPSPENPFLPFQPPRPPPRPRPRPRPSPRLPPPLVPSPPPPLRPRPRPPPCLPPLVPSPPLLVPSPPPPPPTPLVPSPPPPSPPPFFYFPSPPPPTIVFPPPLVPSPPPAQTGGSPMTQPPPLWLPPPAFQYETPPMFPLPPPEFEFTPMPPITWLPPPDVPAQFSTAEAVNQIPSPLMESPPLKH, encoded by the coding sequence ATGATGAAAGCAAAACAACTACTTGTGGTTGTATTTTTGTTGTCTCTATTCCTTTTAATCATTCACACAACAGAGTCACAGTCCATACCAGACCATGAAGAGAACGCTTACCTTAACGCAGAAGCTCTGACCGTAAAGGAACAAAAGCAATCAAACAGAGGAAGACGCAGAGGTAGCGGTCAGAACCGTGGACGCAGAAACTGCGATCCTCTGTATCAATACTTATTCGGAACCTGTGGCCATTGGCCTTTCCCTACAACACCCTCACCGGAGAACCCCTTTCTCCCTTTCCAACCCCCGCGTCCGCCACCACGTCCTAGACCGCGTCCAAGGCCGTCCCCACGTCTGCCACCACCGTTGGTCccatcaccaccaccgccacTGCGCCCACGTCCAAGGCCGCCCCCATGTCTACCGCCGCTTGTGCCGTCTCCACCGCTTTTGGTTCCATCACCGCCGCCACCTCCACCTACACCGCTCGTTCCTTCGCCACCTCCTCCCTCTCCGCCACCATTTTTCTACTTCCCTTCACCGCCACCGCCTACGATAGTGTTTCCACCGCCTTTGGTGCCGTCTCCTCCGCCGGCACAAACAGGTGGAAGTCCGATGACACAGCCCCCGCCGTTATGGCTACCACCACCAGCATTTCAATACGAAACGCCGCCTATGTTCCCTCTTCCACCGCCGGAGTTTGAGTTTACACCTATGCCGCCAATAACTTGGCTGCCTCCTCCTGATGTTCCCGCCCAGTTCTCAACGGCGGAGGCCGTTAATCAGATTCCTTCACCGTTAATGGAATCCCCTCCGCTCAAACACTAG
- the LOC104740270 gene encoding ribonuclease 3-like protein 1 (The sequence of the model RefSeq protein was modified relative to this genomic sequence to represent the inferred CDS: added 53 bases not found in genome assembly) has protein sequence MYIPTIASSDPTSSSSLAPKRMMLQRCDSGFKLRKLNDDLVEDNVQQIESNITQEESNPVSESEAGLVPHTAELTTHEESQKLSAKSQLYKLCSVRHWKAPIYESIAEGPGHMQLFTVKATIEMKEDSRITVLECFGDPHSKKKLAAEQAAEAALWYLKNVGHTLQTEKPSRRQGRTKPV, from the exons ATGTATATTCCTACTATAGCTTCATCAGATCCcacctcttcatcttctttg GCACCAAAGAGGATGATGCTACAGAGATGCGACAGTGGGTTTAAGCTAAGGAAGCTTAACGATGATCTTGTGGAAGATAATGTGCAGCAGATCGAGTCAAACATCACACAAGAAGAGAGTAATCCCGTTTCCGAATCAGAAGCAGGTTTGGTGCCTCACACAGCAGAGCTCACTACTCATG AGGAGAGTCAAAAGCTGTCAGCCAAATCACAGCTGTATAAGTTATGTTCTGTGAGGCAT ATTTACAGTCAAAGCTACGATTGAAATGAAGGAGGATTCTCGGATAACGGTTTTGGAATGTTTCGGGGATCCACATTCTAAGAAGAAACTCGCAGCTGAGCAGGCAGCCGAAGCAGCGCTTTGGTATCTTAAGAACGTGGGTCATACTCTTCAGACAGAGAAACCTTCTCGTCGTCAAGGGCGTACGAAACCGGTATAA
- the LOC104740271 gene encoding DCN1-like protein 4 isoform X1, whose protein sequence is MRRSSSKKKSAESVATDLFRSELSSAIKKKKSIKTTSSKASTKEMDRIDQLFNQYANRSSNLIDPEGIEKLCSNLDVSHTDIRILMLAWKMKAEKQGYFTNEEWRRGLKALRADTLNKLKKALPELEKEVRRPTNFADFYAYAFNYCLTEEKQKSIDIETICQLLEIVMGSTFRAQVDYFVEYLKIQNDYKVINMDQWMGLYRFCNEISFPDMGNYNPELAWPLILDNFVEWIAEKQA, encoded by the exons ATGCGTCGCTCTTCATCAAAGAAGAAATCAGCTGAATCAGTCGCCACGGATCTCTTTCGCtcag AATTGAGCTCtgcgattaaaaaaaaaaaatctatcaaaacCA CTTCGAGCAAGGCCTCGACTAAAGAGATGGATCGTATTGATCAGTTATTCAATCAGTATGCCAATCGATCTTCCAATCTCATTGA CCCTGAAGGAATTGAGAAACTCTGCTCCAATTTGGATGTCTCCCATACTGATATCAGAATCTTGATGCTTGCttg GAAAATGAAAGCTGAGAAACAAGGTTACTTCACTAAT GAGGAGTGGAGAAGAGGCCTCAAGGCTTTAAGAGCTGATACTCTCAATAAGTTGAAGAAAGCCCTTCCCGAGCTTGAGAAAGAG GTCAGGAGGCCTACCAATTTTGCAGATTTCTATGCTTATGCCTTCAATTATTGTCTTACAG AGGAAAAACAGAAGAGTATAGACATAGAGACTATCTGCCAACTCCTAGAAATTGTTATGGGATCTACTTTTCGAGCCCAAGTTGACTACTTTGTCGAGTATCTTAAG ATCCAAAACGACTACAAAGTCATAAACATGGACCAATGGATGGGCTTGTACCGGTTCTGTAACGAG ATAAGCTTCCCGGACATGGGCAACTACAACCCAGAGCTTGCATGGCCGTTGATTCTTGACAATTTTGTTGAGTGGATTGCTGAAAAACAAGCCTGA
- the LOC104740271 gene encoding DCN1-like protein 4 isoform X2 has protein sequence MRRSSSKKKSAESVATDLFRSASSKASTKEMDRIDQLFNQYANRSSNLIDPEGIEKLCSNLDVSHTDIRILMLAWKMKAEKQGYFTNEEWRRGLKALRADTLNKLKKALPELEKEVRRPTNFADFYAYAFNYCLTEEKQKSIDIETICQLLEIVMGSTFRAQVDYFVEYLKIQNDYKVINMDQWMGLYRFCNEISFPDMGNYNPELAWPLILDNFVEWIAEKQA, from the exons ATGCGTCGCTCTTCATCAAAGAAGAAATCAGCTGAATCAGTCGCCACGGATCTCTTTCGCtcag CTTCGAGCAAGGCCTCGACTAAAGAGATGGATCGTATTGATCAGTTATTCAATCAGTATGCCAATCGATCTTCCAATCTCATTGA CCCTGAAGGAATTGAGAAACTCTGCTCCAATTTGGATGTCTCCCATACTGATATCAGAATCTTGATGCTTGCttg GAAAATGAAAGCTGAGAAACAAGGTTACTTCACTAAT GAGGAGTGGAGAAGAGGCCTCAAGGCTTTAAGAGCTGATACTCTCAATAAGTTGAAGAAAGCCCTTCCCGAGCTTGAGAAAGAG GTCAGGAGGCCTACCAATTTTGCAGATTTCTATGCTTATGCCTTCAATTATTGTCTTACAG AGGAAAAACAGAAGAGTATAGACATAGAGACTATCTGCCAACTCCTAGAAATTGTTATGGGATCTACTTTTCGAGCCCAAGTTGACTACTTTGTCGAGTATCTTAAG ATCCAAAACGACTACAAAGTCATAAACATGGACCAATGGATGGGCTTGTACCGGTTCTGTAACGAG ATAAGCTTCCCGGACATGGGCAACTACAACCCAGAGCTTGCATGGCCGTTGATTCTTGACAATTTTGTTGAGTGGATTGCTGAAAAACAAGCCTGA
- the LOC104740271 gene encoding DCN1-like protein 4 isoform X3: MDRIDQLFNQYANRSSNLIDPEGIEKLCSNLDVSHTDIRILMLAWKMKAEKQGYFTNEEWRRGLKALRADTLNKLKKALPELEKEVRRPTNFADFYAYAFNYCLTEEKQKSIDIETICQLLEIVMGSTFRAQVDYFVEYLKIQNDYKVINMDQWMGLYRFCNEISFPDMGNYNPELAWPLILDNFVEWIAEKQA; encoded by the exons ATGGATCGTATTGATCAGTTATTCAATCAGTATGCCAATCGATCTTCCAATCTCATTGA CCCTGAAGGAATTGAGAAACTCTGCTCCAATTTGGATGTCTCCCATACTGATATCAGAATCTTGATGCTTGCttg GAAAATGAAAGCTGAGAAACAAGGTTACTTCACTAAT GAGGAGTGGAGAAGAGGCCTCAAGGCTTTAAGAGCTGATACTCTCAATAAGTTGAAGAAAGCCCTTCCCGAGCTTGAGAAAGAG GTCAGGAGGCCTACCAATTTTGCAGATTTCTATGCTTATGCCTTCAATTATTGTCTTACAG AGGAAAAACAGAAGAGTATAGACATAGAGACTATCTGCCAACTCCTAGAAATTGTTATGGGATCTACTTTTCGAGCCCAAGTTGACTACTTTGTCGAGTATCTTAAG ATCCAAAACGACTACAAAGTCATAAACATGGACCAATGGATGGGCTTGTACCGGTTCTGTAACGAG ATAAGCTTCCCGGACATGGGCAACTACAACCCAGAGCTTGCATGGCCGTTGATTCTTGACAATTTTGTTGAGTGGATTGCTGAAAAACAAGCCTGA
- the LOC104740273 gene encoding uncharacterized protein At2g39795, mitochondrial-like, with amino-acid sequence MARLVRFLRRTVISSSPSIFNRNPRTCVLSNQNGTGLLMSRKFLSSGSYVSEMRKSAFEGNILRLIRSEIQSELDHSPPLQPEERFGPFTVDERPGEQWISLRRKFGDKEDIKIEATMFDGSVPSSKSTSSNPEDVQLHITFIVNISKGDCQTFEIMCSAWPDTIQISKFFVRKSSKNSPNAYIGPEFQEMEEELQDSVYRFLEERGIGDELAEFLHQYMKNKDKAEYIRWMETVKSYVEQK; translated from the exons ATGGCTCGTCTCGTAAGATTTCTGAGAAGAACAGTGATTAGCTCATCGCCTTCGATTTTTAACCGAAACCCTAGAACATGTGTTCTGTCAAATCAAAACGGGACTGGTTTGTTAATGAGTCGTAAGTTTCTTAGCTCGGGGAGTTATGTGTCAgaaatgaggaaatcagctttCGAGGGTAACATTCTCCGGTTAATTCGTTCTGAGATTCAGTCCGAGCTCGATCACTCGCCTCCTCTTCag CCTGAGGAGAGGTTTGGCCCATTCACAGTGGATGAGCGGCCGGGGGAGCAATGGATTAGCTTGAGAAGAAAATTTGGGGACAAGGAAGATATTAAAATCGAAGCAACCATGTTTGATGGATCAGTTCCATCATCAAAATCTACAAGCAGCAACCCTGAAGATGTTCAGCTTCATATTACTTTCATTGTCAACATCTCTAAGGGTGATTGTCAGACATTTGAAATCATGTGTTCTGCTTGGCCTGATACCATACAGATCTCCAAGTTCTTTGTTCGTAAAAGCAGCAAGAACTCTCCAAATGCCTATATTGGACCAGAATTCCA GGAAATGGAAGAGGAACTTCAAGACTCGGTTTATCGTTTTTTGGAGGAAAGAGGTATAGGTGATGAACTTGCTGAGTTCTTGCATCAGTACATGAAGAACAAAGATAAAGCTGAGTATATTAGATGGATGGAGACTGTTAAATCTTATGTTGAGCAAAAATGA
- the LOC104740272 gene encoding Golgi SNAP receptor complex member 1-1 (The sequence of the model RefSeq protein was modified relative to this genomic sequence to represent the inferred CDS: added 39 bases not found in genome assembly), producing MDVPSSWDALRKQARKIEAQLDEQMHSYRRLVSTKPLSKLDGTESDLEAGIDLLLRQLQQVNAQMQAWVSSGGSEMVSHTLTRHQEILQDLTQEFYRHRSSLKAKQEHASLLDDFREFDRTRLDLEAGDGSEQSLLKEHMGINRNTAQMDGVISQAQATLGTLVFQRSTFGGINSKLSNVASRLPTVNTILSAIKRKKSMDTIILSLVAAVCTFLIFIYWITK from the exons GCTAGAAAGATTGAAGCTCAGCTTGATGAGCAGATGCATTCTTATCGTAGACTTGTTTCCACAAAGCCTTTATCAAAGTTAGATGGCACTGAGAGTGATCTTGAAGCTGGTATTGACTTACTTCTTAGGCAACTACAACAAGTTAACGCCCAGATGCAAGCTTGGGTCTCTTCCGGCGGATCAGAAATGGTCTCCCATACTTTAACTCGACATCAAGAGATCCTTCAGGATCTTACTCAG GAATTTTATCGACACCGCTCCAGTCTTAAAGCAAAACAAGAGCATGCTTCACTTCTTGACGACTTTAGGGAATTTGATCGGACTAGATTAGATTTAGAAGCTGGGGATGGCTCTGAACAATCCTTGCTCAAGGAACATATGGGAATCAACCGCAATACAGCGCAG ATGGATGGTGTCATTTCACAAGCTCAGGCCACACTTGGTACACTTGTCTTTCAACGTTCAACTTTTGGAGGCATCAACTCAAAGCTTAGCAATGTCGCCAGCCGTTTACCCACT GTCAACACTATTCTGTCAGCGATAAAGAGGAAAAAGTCGATGGATACAATCATTCTTTCACTAGTTGCGGCTGTATGCACATTTCTCATATTCATTTACTGGATAACCAAGTAA